Genomic DNA from Desulfurellaceae bacterium:
GGCATGTTCCGGGCCTCGGGCCTGCTCGACGCTATTATTGCCGTTGTCGGCCCGGGGCTCAGCCTGATCGGCTTTCCGGCCGAAGCCCTGCCCATGGCCCTGCTGCGTCCGCTGTCTGGCTCTGGCGCCTACGGCATTATGGCCGAGATCATACAGGCCGAGGGGCCGGACAGTCTGGTCGGCTATCTGGTGTCTACGCTTCAGGGCAGTACCGAGACAACGTTCTATGTTTTGGCCGTCTACTTTGGCGCCGTCGGCGTCACGCGGGTGCGTCACGCCCTGGCCGCCGGTCTGACGGCCGACCTGGCCGGCATTATCGGGGCGCTTGTGGCGGTGCGTTGGCTGGTGGGCTGAGACGCCGCGCCGCTTGACACCGGCCGGGAAGAGAGGATCGTGCGCCTTGCCTGACCCAAGCCCCTGGCTGTATTACGCCGTCGGGGCTGTCGCAACGCTTATCATCGGGATTGGTAAAGCCGGCTTCGGCGGTGGGGTTGGTCTTGTGGCCGTTCCCCTGTTGGCCCTGGTGCTGCCCATTGACACGGTCCTCGGCGTGCTGCTGCCGCTGCTTATCGTCGGTGACATCCTCAGCATCGGTCACCACTGGGGCCGCCAGTCGCGCCCCCACGTCCGTTGGCTGGGAGCGGGCTCAGTCTGCGGCTTCTGTCTGGGGGCGGTCCTGCTGAGCTATTTGCGCTACAGCCCCAATTTCATTCCTCTGCTCACCCTGAGCGTGGGCGGCATCTGTCTGGGGTTTATCGGCCTTCAGGTCTACCGGCTGGTGGGTGGCAGGCTGACGCGCTTTCCTGACCATCCGGTTGCCGGCGGCTCGGTCGGGCTGCTGGCCGCCTTTGTCTCGACTCTGGCTCATGCGGCCGGTCCGCTGGTGAGTTTGTATCTGCTCGAACAGCGGCTGGACAAATACCAGATCGTGGCGACCAATCTGGTGGTCTTTTTTGGGGTCAATCTGGCCAAGCTGGCCACCTATGTCGGACTCGGCTTGATCAACGCAGCCAGCCTGGTCGAGTCGCTGATTTTTTTGCCGTGTGTGCCAATCGGCACCGTTCTCGGTGCCAGGCTGCACGCCAGTATCCCAGAGCGGCCGTTTATGGCGGTCTTGTACATTGGCGCGGCGCTGGCGGCCGCCCGCCTGATCTATGGGACGCTCTGATATGCCGGTGGAATGCGAACGCGGACATGTATGACATCAACCTATGGCGAAAATAAGGCGAAAATGCTAGGCTGCCTGGCATATGGAAAGACATTCCACCAGTCGGCTCAAGGGGCGTGGCACGCCCCGCAATCCGACCAATCGCTTTGAGACCATAAGCTACCAACCTGATCCTGCCGATCCTGATGGGCTGGATTCAGGACCGGACCAGC
This window encodes:
- a CDS encoding sulfite exporter TauE/SafE family protein: MPDPSPWLYYAVGAVATLIIGIGKAGFGGGVGLVAVPLLALVLPIDTVLGVLLPLLIVGDILSIGHHWGRQSRPHVRWLGAGSVCGFCLGAVLLSYLRYSPNFIPLLTLSVGGICLGFIGLQVYRLVGGRLTRFPDHPVAGGSVGLLAAFVSTLAHAAGPLVSLYLLEQRLDKYQIVATNLVVFFGVNLAKLATYVGLGLINAASLVESLIFLPCVPIGTVLGARLHASIPERPFMAVLYIGAALAAARLIYGTL